The following are from one region of the Hydrogenimonas sp. SS33 genome:
- a CDS encoding NAD(P)/FAD-dependent oxidoreductase, with protein sequence MKKYDLVVIGAGPGGTPAATMAARFGKKVLLADKRGEPGGECLFEGCIPSKILENAANRYAMLKEAKAFHVELKGAAQIHWDAVIADKEALLQKRAMAALQSFKALPSLDFVAGEAAFVDAHTVEVNGERYGFDHAIVATGASAHIPPLQGDGVAKAWTNADIFKNRSLPEEIAFFGAGAISCELVQMFAKLGVKCHILERGPRILKRIDEEAALAVQKRMQEQGIDVILNVTFESIDGEEGDFAIRYSRDGVEKTLKVPHLLIATGRAANVEGIGLEKAGVAFDRHGIEVDGGMQTSVPHIYAVGDCAVGPKFAHWATYTAGIAVHNIYAPTRHEADMNKLAWVLFSDPQIASAGLREADASKAGLEVTVEKYDYAVDARAQIDKATKGFLKFVVDQKSGAVVGVQVVSYDASSLAGEAALIVANKMTPQQVMSAIHPHPTLTESFGKIAQSLFFKSMMQRRPR encoded by the coding sequence ATGAAAAAATATGATTTGGTTGTTATCGGCGCAGGGCCGGGGGGTACGCCTGCGGCGACGATGGCGGCGCGGTTTGGCAAAAAGGTGCTTTTGGCCGACAAGCGCGGCGAGCCGGGGGGCGAGTGCCTCTTCGAGGGGTGCATTCCCTCCAAGATTCTGGAGAATGCCGCCAACCGTTACGCCATGCTCAAAGAGGCCAAGGCGTTCCATGTCGAGCTAAAAGGGGCGGCGCAGATCCATTGGGATGCGGTCATCGCCGATAAGGAGGCGTTGCTGCAAAAGCGCGCCATGGCAGCCCTGCAATCCTTCAAAGCGCTGCCCAGCCTCGATTTCGTAGCGGGGGAGGCGGCTTTCGTCGATGCTCATACGGTCGAGGTGAACGGGGAGCGCTACGGTTTCGATCACGCCATCGTAGCGACGGGCGCATCGGCGCATATTCCTCCGCTCCAAGGCGACGGGGTCGCCAAAGCCTGGACCAACGCCGACATCTTCAAAAACAGGAGCCTGCCCGAAGAGATCGCCTTTTTCGGGGCGGGAGCCATCAGCTGCGAACTGGTGCAGATGTTCGCCAAGCTGGGGGTCAAATGCCACATTCTTGAGCGCGGCCCCCGCATTCTCAAGCGCATCGACGAAGAGGCGGCGCTGGCGGTGCAAAAGCGGATGCAGGAGCAGGGCATCGACGTCATCCTCAACGTCACCTTCGAGTCGATCGATGGAGAGGAGGGGGATTTCGCTATCCGCTACAGCCGGGATGGGGTGGAAAAAACCCTGAAGGTGCCCCATCTGCTCATCGCCACGGGGCGGGCCGCCAATGTGGAGGGCATCGGGCTCGAAAAGGCGGGGGTCGCCTTCGACCGTCACGGCATCGAGGTCGACGGCGGTATGCAGACCAGCGTCCCTCACATCTATGCCGTCGGCGATTGCGCCGTAGGGCCCAAGTTCGCCCACTGGGCCACCTATACCGCCGGCATCGCCGTCCATAACATCTACGCCCCCACACGTCACGAAGCGGATATGAACAAATTGGCCTGGGTTCTCTTTTCCGACCCTCAGATCGCCTCGGCGGGCTTGAGGGAAGCCGATGCTTCCAAAGCGGGCCTGGAAGTGACAGTGGAGAAGTACGATTACGCCGTCGATGCCCGGGCCCAGATCGACAAGGCGACCAAGGGCTTTTTGAAATTCGTCGTTGACCAAAAAAGCGGCGCGGTCGTCGGTGTGCAGGTGGTCAGTTACGACGCCTCCTCTCTGGCGGGTGAAGCGGCCCTGATCGTTGCCAACAAAATGACGCCGCAGCAGGTGATGTCCGCCATCCACCCCCATCCGACCCTGACGGAGAGTTTCGGCAAAATCGCCCAATCCCTCTTTTTCAAGTCGATGATGCAAAGGAGGCCCCGGTGA
- a CDS encoding aldolase gives MFVSYLPADVPADKEGLFLENFEKSTGGSGRLMLFAGDQKVEHLNNDFHGEGIPAEDNDPEHMFRIASRAKIGVFATQFGLISRYGRDYRSVPYLVKLNSKTNLVPYEAKDPYSQQWLEVGDVVRFKESSGLDIRGVGYTVYLGGEHEHAMLREAARIVHEAHDHGLLAVLWMYPKGPFVKNQHDPHLIAGAAGVAACLGADFAKVKVPYTPEGEPKAELLQEATTAAGRTGVLCEGGSKIDEATFLRQLYDQIHTGHSRGNGTGRNIHQRPLKEAVKMADAIYAVTCENRSVEEAMKILG, from the coding sequence ATGTTCGTATCGTATCTTCCCGCCGACGTGCCGGCGGACAAAGAGGGTCTTTTTCTGGAGAATTTCGAGAAGAGTACCGGCGGCAGCGGGCGGCTCATGCTCTTTGCGGGCGATCAGAAGGTGGAACATCTCAACAACGATTTCCACGGGGAGGGGATTCCCGCCGAAGACAACGATCCGGAACATATGTTCAGGATCGCGTCGAGGGCGAAAATCGGGGTTTTCGCGACCCAGTTCGGGCTCATTTCCCGATACGGCCGCGACTACCGCAGTGTTCCCTACCTGGTGAAACTCAACTCAAAAACCAACCTGGTCCCCTACGAAGCCAAAGACCCCTATTCGCAGCAGTGGCTCGAAGTGGGCGATGTGGTCCGCTTCAAAGAGAGCAGCGGGCTGGATATCCGCGGGGTCGGCTATACCGTCTATCTGGGCGGTGAGCATGAGCACGCCATGCTGCGGGAAGCGGCACGGATCGTTCACGAAGCCCATGACCACGGTCTGCTGGCGGTGCTCTGGATGTACCCCAAGGGCCCCTTTGTCAAAAACCAGCACGACCCCCATCTCATCGCCGGCGCGGCGGGTGTCGCCGCCTGCCTCGGGGCCGACTTCGCCAAGGTGAAGGTGCCTTACACCCCGGAGGGAGAACCGAAGGCGGAGCTTCTGCAGGAAGCGACGACAGCCGCCGGACGCACGGGCGTGCTCTGCGAGGGAGGCTCCAAGATCGACGAAGCCACCTTCCTGCGTCAGCTTTACGATCAGATCCATACCGGCCACAGCCGGGGCAACGGCACGGGCCGCAACATCCACCAGCGCCCCCTGAAAGAAGCGGTGAAGATGGCTGACGCCATCTATGCCGTCACGTGCGAAAACAGGAGTGTGGAAGAGGCGATGAAGATTTTGGGGTGA
- the gap gene encoding type I glyceraldehyde-3-phosphate dehydrogenase, translated as MKKRVAINGLGRIGNQVLRHYIHSLPKNCEIVAANTSSVEDAAYLLKYDSVHGRADFSIETEGNEKLIVDGHEIAIVSSHNPLELPWKELGIDIVLECTGHFTEGSAAAQHITAGAKKVIISAPGKNVDKTFVLGVNEKEYDDAKHHVVSNASCTTNSLAPAMKVLEEAFGVENAMITTTHAYTSSQTTVDKRAKKRRRGRAAAVNIIPTTTGAAVATVEVIPALEGKMEAMALRVPVPDGAITEIVALLKKDVTVEEVNAAFQKAAEGELKGILEFTTEEIVSTDILGNRHSSIIDGLSTAVVGSRMVKVLAWYDNEYGYSQRLLELADYIAGKMA; from the coding sequence ATGAAAAAACGAGTAGCCATCAACGGATTGGGACGTATCGGAAATCAGGTATTGCGACACTACATCCATTCACTCCCCAAAAATTGCGAAATCGTCGCGGCGAACACTTCCAGCGTGGAGGATGCCGCCTATCTGCTGAAATACGACTCGGTCCACGGCCGGGCCGATTTCTCCATCGAAACCGAGGGGAATGAAAAGCTCATCGTGGACGGCCACGAAATCGCGATCGTCAGCTCCCACAACCCCTTGGAGCTTCCCTGGAAGGAGCTGGGCATCGATATCGTCCTCGAATGTACCGGGCACTTTACGGAAGGGAGTGCGGCGGCGCAGCACATCACGGCTGGTGCGAAGAAGGTCATCATCTCCGCGCCCGGAAAGAATGTGGACAAAACTTTCGTGCTGGGCGTCAATGAAAAGGAGTATGACGACGCCAAACACCATGTCGTCTCCAACGCCTCCTGCACCACCAATTCCCTGGCGCCGGCGATGAAGGTGCTTGAAGAGGCGTTCGGCGTGGAAAACGCCATGATCACGACGACCCACGCCTACACCTCCAGCCAGACCACGGTGGACAAACGGGCCAAGAAACGCCGCCGCGGACGGGCCGCCGCCGTCAACATCATCCCCACCACCACGGGAGCGGCGGTCGCCACGGTCGAAGTGATTCCAGCCCTGGAAGGGAAGATGGAGGCGATGGCGCTTCGCGTGCCGGTGCCCGACGGCGCCATCACGGAGATCGTGGCGCTTTTGAAAAAGGATGTCACTGTCGAAGAGGTCAATGCCGCTTTCCAAAAGGCGGCGGAAGGGGAGCTCAAAGGCATCCTGGAGTTCACGACCGAAGAGATCGTTTCCACCGACATTCTCGGCAACCGCCACTCCAGTATCATCGACGGCCTATCCACCGCCGTCGTGGGTTCACGCATGGTGAAAGTGCTGGCGTGGTACGACAACGAGTACGGCTACTCCCAGCGGCTGCTGGAACTGGCCGACTATATCGCCGGAAAAATGGCGTAA
- a CDS encoding type II toxin-antitoxin system VapC family toxin, whose protein sequence is MKVLLDTHIFLWAVAEPEKLSKRQVEFLERPSNILYVSAVTIAEIMIKNSIGKLQIAFDPVEIAKESGFELLEFSAEDARILGEFPYHHRDPFDRMLIAQAMQRNLPIMSDDGKFASYDCKLCCH, encoded by the coding sequence GTGAAAGTTCTCCTTGACACCCATATTTTTCTCTGGGCGGTCGCCGAGCCCGAAAAGCTGAGCAAGCGGCAAGTGGAGTTTTTGGAACGTCCGTCCAATATCCTCTACGTGAGTGCCGTGACGATTGCCGAAATCATGATCAAAAACTCCATCGGAAAACTGCAAATCGCTTTCGATCCGGTGGAAATTGCGAAAGAGAGCGGCTTTGAACTCCTGGAGTTCTCTGCAGAAGATGCACGAATACTGGGGGAGTTTCCCTATCATCATCGCGATCCTTTCGATCGTATGCTCATTGCCCAGGCGATGCAACGCAATCTGCCGATTATGAGCGATGATGGGAAATTCGCTTCCTACGACTGTAAATTGTGCTGTCATTAA
- a CDS encoding type II toxin-antitoxin system prevent-host-death family antitoxin: MVVNVSEAKAKLSQLIEMVYRGEEVTIAKNNLPIVDLVLHKPQKRRKLGLAKGKLKYEGDLRESDREIEEMFYGEES; encoded by the coding sequence ATGGTCGTCAATGTTTCGGAAGCCAAGGCGAAACTCTCCCAACTGATCGAAATGGTCTATCGGGGAGAGGAGGTGACGATTGCCAAAAACAACCTTCCCATCGTCGATCTGGTCCTTCACAAACCCCAAAAGCGAAGAAAATTGGGCCTTGCCAAAGGAAAGCTCAAATACGAGGGCGATTTGCGGGAGAGCGACCGCGAGATCGAAGAGATGTTCTACGGGGAGGAGTCGTGA
- a CDS encoding NAD(P)-dependent oxidoreductase: MEIAFFETTTEDRDFFEGKLSGHSVHFFEEPIQAVLGKEAPYEAVSVFVHSKVDENVIGRLPHLRYVQTRSTGYDHIDCSALYRRGILLSNVAGYAGPAVSEFAFSLLLNATRHTHVALHRSKEGNYEYHDLLGSELFGKRIGILGLGTIGSRMAYIAKGFGMEIKAWSRSRRPVVDELGIDFYHDLDAMLPQCDVVMIALPLTPATKDLIDARRAELLDKNTIIVNVARGEIIEKSLYATLPNILCLDVTADLEATRRENVLYTPHMAYYTREALQRIRQISQENLRAFIEGRPLPNCLKISCEREYGKSS, encoded by the coding sequence ATGGAGATAGCATTTTTCGAAACTACAACAGAGGACAGAGATTTCTTCGAAGGAAAGCTGAGCGGACATTCAGTGCACTTCTTTGAAGAGCCGATCCAGGCTGTCCTCGGAAAGGAAGCGCCTTACGAGGCAGTTTCCGTCTTCGTCCATTCGAAAGTGGATGAGAATGTCATCGGGAGACTTCCCCACCTTCGCTATGTTCAGACCCGATCGACCGGTTACGACCATATCGACTGTTCGGCGCTCTACCGCCGAGGCATCCTGCTCTCCAATGTGGCGGGTTATGCGGGGCCGGCGGTTTCGGAGTTCGCTTTTTCTCTGCTGCTCAATGCCACACGGCATACCCACGTCGCGCTGCATCGCAGCAAAGAGGGGAACTATGAATACCATGACCTCCTCGGCAGCGAGCTTTTTGGAAAGCGCATCGGTATCCTGGGCCTGGGAACGATCGGTTCACGGATGGCCTACATTGCCAAAGGTTTTGGAATGGAAATCAAAGCCTGGTCGAGAAGCCGCCGCCCCGTCGTCGATGAGCTCGGTATCGATTTCTACCACGACCTGGATGCGATGCTCCCGCAGTGCGACGTCGTGATGATCGCCTTGCCCCTGACCCCAGCGACGAAAGATCTTATCGATGCCCGACGGGCGGAACTATTGGATAAAAATACGATCATCGTCAATGTGGCTCGGGGTGAGATCATCGAAAAATCTCTTTATGCCACCCTCCCCAACATCCTCTGCCTCGATGTCACGGCGGATCTCGAGGCGACCCGACGGGAGAATGTGCTCTATACGCCGCATATGGCCTACTATACCCGAGAAGCACTGCAAAGGATCCGCCAGATCTCTCAGGAGAATCTGAGGGCATTCATCGAGGGAAGACCCCTTCCCAACTGCCTAAAAATCTCCTGTGAAAGAGAGTATGGGAAAAGTTCCTGA
- the ppsA gene encoding phosphoenolpyruvate synthase — translation MSQFVKWFEEIGIEDVPEVGGKNASLGEMYRNLTQEGVRVPHGFAVTATAYRHVLDANGAWEKLHEALDNLDYDNVDALQKAGAACRKIVYECELPDDLKNDILQSYAKLKEEYGEDVSLAVRSSATAEDSPEASFAGQNDTYLNIKGEEALLDAYKRCLASNFTDRSLHYKHDNRFDWAKVYLSVVVMKMVRSDKGASGVMFSLDTETGFRDVVFINAAYGLGENVVQGTIDPDSFYVHKPTYEKGYRAVLKRRLGKKELKMVFTDTLNTDNIAVEYTKNVPTGEEERSRYCISDDDVMVLADYAIKVERHYSEKAGYHKPMDMEWAKDGEDGHLYMVQARPETVQSQKKGDILEIYHLKERGKVLVTGRAVGTKIGQGKVRYIPDVKHLDEFRPGEVLVADTTTPDWEPVMKTAAAIVTNKGGRTCHAAIVSRELGIPAVVGAEGATEILNTGEDVTVSCAEGETGYVYEGILPFAIEKVDLSGLPKPKTEIMMNLGNPDQAFSLASLPVDGIGLARMEFIINEYIKAHPMALKHPEKVDEATRKQLEELSCAYDDMVDFFVKTLSEGVATIAAAVYPKPCVVRMSDFKTNEYATLLGGKFFEPQEDNPMIGFRGAARYTHPAYEEGFALECAAMKRAREVIGMENIILMIPFCRRVPEGEKVIETMAKYGLKKGEKGLKIYVMCEIPNNVIQIDEFSKTFDGFSIGSNDLTQLTLGVDRDSEIVAFDYDERDPGVLKMIELAVEGCQRNQRHSGICGQAPSDYPEVAEFLVKLGIDSMSLNPDSVLRTIQDVVKLEEKLGRR, via the coding sequence ATGAGTCAGTTCGTCAAATGGTTCGAAGAGATCGGCATCGAGGATGTGCCAGAGGTGGGGGGCAAAAACGCCTCCCTGGGAGAGATGTACCGCAACCTGACGCAGGAGGGTGTACGGGTGCCCCACGGTTTCGCCGTCACGGCCACGGCCTACCGCCATGTGCTGGATGCCAACGGTGCGTGGGAGAAGCTGCACGAAGCGCTGGACAATCTCGACTACGACAATGTCGACGCGCTCCAGAAGGCTGGGGCGGCGTGTAGGAAGATCGTCTATGAATGCGAGCTTCCCGACGATCTGAAAAACGATATCCTTCAAAGCTACGCCAAACTCAAAGAGGAGTATGGCGAGGATGTCTCCCTGGCGGTCCGCTCCTCCGCCACGGCGGAGGACTCCCCTGAAGCCTCCTTCGCCGGCCAGAACGACACCTACCTGAATATCAAGGGTGAGGAGGCCTTGCTGGACGCCTACAAACGCTGCCTCGCCTCCAACTTCACCGACCGAAGCCTCCACTATAAACACGACAACCGCTTCGACTGGGCCAAAGTCTACCTGAGCGTCGTTGTGATGAAGATGGTCCGCTCCGACAAGGGGGCCAGCGGCGTCATGTTCAGCCTCGATACCGAAACGGGATTTAGGGATGTGGTCTTCATCAACGCCGCCTACGGCCTGGGAGAGAACGTCGTGCAGGGGACCATCGACCCCGACAGCTTCTATGTCCACAAGCCGACCTACGAGAAGGGCTATCGGGCCGTGCTCAAGCGCCGACTGGGCAAAAAAGAGCTCAAGATGGTGTTCACCGACACCCTCAACACCGACAACATCGCCGTCGAATATACCAAGAATGTGCCCACCGGCGAGGAGGAGCGCAGCCGCTACTGCATCAGTGACGACGACGTGATGGTGCTGGCCGACTACGCCATCAAGGTCGAGCGCCACTACTCCGAAAAGGCGGGCTACCACAAACCGATGGATATGGAGTGGGCCAAAGACGGGGAGGACGGCCATCTCTACATGGTCCAGGCCCGTCCCGAAACGGTTCAAAGCCAGAAAAAAGGCGACATTCTGGAGATCTACCATCTCAAAGAGCGGGGCAAAGTGCTGGTGACCGGCCGCGCCGTCGGTACCAAGATCGGCCAGGGAAAAGTGCGCTATATTCCCGACGTGAAGCATCTCGACGAATTCCGGCCCGGGGAAGTGCTGGTGGCCGACACGACGACCCCCGACTGGGAACCGGTCATGAAGACCGCGGCGGCCATCGTCACCAACAAAGGGGGGCGCACCTGCCACGCCGCCATTGTCAGCCGTGAGCTGGGCATTCCCGCTGTCGTCGGTGCCGAAGGGGCCACGGAGATCCTCAATACGGGAGAAGATGTCACCGTCAGCTGTGCCGAGGGAGAGACGGGCTATGTCTATGAAGGAATCCTCCCCTTCGCCATCGAAAAGGTCGACCTGAGCGGCCTTCCCAAACCCAAAACCGAGATCATGATGAATCTGGGCAATCCCGACCAGGCCTTCAGCCTCGCTTCCCTGCCGGTGGACGGCATCGGCCTGGCGCGGATGGAGTTTATTATCAACGAATACATCAAAGCCCACCCCATGGCGCTGAAACACCCCGAAAAGGTGGACGAGGCCACCCGGAAACAACTTGAGGAACTGAGCTGCGCCTACGACGATATGGTGGACTTCTTCGTCAAAACCTTGAGTGAGGGAGTGGCCACCATCGCCGCGGCGGTCTATCCCAAACCCTGCGTCGTGCGGATGAGCGACTTCAAGACCAACGAATACGCCACCCTGCTTGGGGGCAAATTCTTCGAACCCCAAGAGGACAACCCGATGATCGGCTTCCGCGGCGCTGCCCGCTACACCCATCCCGCCTACGAAGAGGGCTTCGCCCTGGAGTGTGCGGCGATGAAACGGGCGCGCGAAGTGATCGGCATGGAGAACATCATTCTGATGATCCCCTTCTGCCGCCGGGTCCCCGAAGGGGAGAAGGTGATCGAGACCATGGCCAAATATGGCCTCAAAAAGGGCGAAAAGGGTCTCAAGATCTACGTCATGTGTGAGATCCCCAACAACGTCATCCAGATCGACGAATTCAGCAAGACCTTCGACGGCTTTAGCATCGGCTCGAATGACCTGACCCAGCTCACCCTGGGGGTCGACCGCGACAGCGAGATCGTCGCCTTCGACTACGACGAACGTGATCCCGGCGTGCTCAAAATGATCGAACTGGCTGTCGAAGGGTGCCAACGCAATCAGCGCCACAGCGGTATCTGCGGCCAGGCCCCCAGCGATTATCCCGAAGTGGCGGAATTCCTGGTCAAACTGGGCATCGACTCAATGAGCCTCAACCCCGACAGCGTGCTGCGCACCATTCAGGATGTCGTGAAGCTGGAAGAGAAACTGGGGAGGAGATAA
- a CDS encoding TIGR00730 family Rossman fold protein gives MHRHNEYHHELPWEHPKSKAEDPKAEKLVQKIMESPTYRLAEEDTDFLQSHETRGVRLELDYLKAELKLTELDVQHTIVVFGSARIRERKTAFARFKEVEKEVAQNPDDPKLLDKLRAAERRVEMSTYYDDARRFGKLVAMAGKGPQDNRVIVMTGGGPGIMEAANRGAFDVGAKTIGLNIHLPHEQFPNPYVSPELCFQFHYFAIRKLHFMLRAQALVAYPGGFGTLDELFEVLTLIQTRKNPAIPVVLVGKRYWERLINFDLLVEEGTIAPEDLEIFKIVENADEAWNHIIQWHTDRQTHLYRVYTEGEKPEHGKV, from the coding sequence ATGCATCGGCATAACGAATATCACCATGAACTCCCCTGGGAGCATCCCAAATCGAAAGCGGAGGATCCCAAGGCGGAAAAACTGGTCCAAAAAATCATGGAGAGCCCCACCTACCGCCTGGCGGAGGAGGATACCGACTTTCTTCAGAGTCACGAAACCCGCGGGGTGCGTCTCGAACTGGATTACCTGAAGGCGGAGCTGAAGCTGACGGAGCTGGATGTGCAGCATACCATCGTCGTTTTCGGAAGCGCCCGGATCAGGGAGAGAAAGACCGCCTTCGCCCGTTTCAAAGAGGTCGAAAAGGAGGTGGCGCAAAACCCGGACGACCCCAAACTTCTCGACAAACTCCGGGCCGCCGAGCGGAGGGTGGAGATGAGTACCTACTACGACGATGCCCGGCGTTTCGGAAAACTGGTGGCGATGGCGGGAAAAGGGCCACAGGACAACCGGGTTATCGTCATGACAGGCGGCGGCCCGGGCATTATGGAAGCGGCCAACCGGGGAGCTTTCGATGTGGGGGCGAAGACGATCGGCCTCAACATCCATCTGCCGCATGAACAGTTTCCCAACCCCTACGTTTCGCCGGAGCTCTGTTTCCAGTTTCACTATTTCGCCATTCGCAAGCTCCACTTCATGTTGCGGGCCCAGGCCCTGGTGGCCTACCCCGGCGGGTTCGGCACCCTCGACGAGCTTTTCGAAGTGCTGACTCTTATCCAGACCAGGAAAAACCCGGCCATTCCCGTCGTATTGGTGGGGAAACGGTACTGGGAGCGCCTCATCAACTTCGACCTGCTCGTGGAAGAGGGGACGATCGCCCCGGAAGATCTGGAGATTTTCAAAATCGTGGAGAATGCCGACGAAGCGTGGAATCACATCATCCAGTGGCACACCGACCGGCAGACCCATCTATACCGAGTCTATACGGAAGGAGAGAAACCCGAACATGGAAAAGTTTGA
- a CDS encoding DUF4010 domain-containing protein: MTFIGVLGFIFYRIDPVHLLPYTTGMILLTVLFALFYKKRLHEGHPGILLYVVMLCVYSFGPLSILLPLWAPALLFVAVVFILNANGVIERFTAGADTYEFETLGKMVLLSAVILPLLPDEKVIPYIPLSPFKIWLAVVVISAISYGGYITQKYFFPNKGYFLTGLIGGTYSSTATTVVLARKQKSVGYNPVIEAAIIAATSMMYLRLIVVAAIFNFAIARSLLVPFIVLSFAGLVISVFFLRHSGQEGESVGFVDKNPLELGTAFVFAALFVIMMMLTQYVTKHYGSGGLEMLSFLVGFTDIDPFVLSLLTGKYSVTALQVTAAIMIAAGSNNLLKALYALWFGGVRSSWKAALWIAVLGLLTIGWALKIEHFL, translated from the coding sequence ATGACCTTTATCGGTGTCCTGGGCTTTATCTTCTACCGGATCGACCCGGTGCATCTGCTCCCCTATACGACGGGGATGATCCTCCTGACGGTGCTCTTTGCACTCTTTTACAAAAAACGCTTGCATGAAGGGCATCCGGGTATTTTGCTCTATGTGGTGATGCTCTGTGTCTACAGTTTCGGGCCGTTGAGCATCCTTCTGCCGCTCTGGGCACCGGCGCTCCTCTTCGTCGCCGTGGTCTTCATCCTCAACGCCAACGGTGTCATCGAGCGATTCACTGCCGGAGCGGATACTTACGAGTTCGAAACTCTTGGCAAAATGGTTCTGCTCTCCGCCGTTATCCTCCCTCTGCTACCGGACGAGAAGGTGATTCCCTACATTCCCCTCTCCCCCTTCAAAATCTGGCTGGCGGTCGTGGTCATTTCCGCCATCAGTTACGGCGGCTACATCACGCAGAAATACTTTTTCCCCAACAAAGGCTACTTCCTCACCGGCCTCATCGGGGGAACCTACTCTTCGACGGCGACGACGGTGGTGCTGGCACGTAAGCAGAAGAGTGTCGGTTACAACCCGGTCATCGAAGCGGCGATCATCGCGGCGACGTCGATGATGTATCTGCGGCTCATCGTCGTTGCGGCCATCTTCAACTTTGCCATCGCCAGGTCGCTGCTCGTTCCTTTTATCGTTCTCTCCTTTGCCGGGCTCGTTATTTCGGTTTTTTTCCTCCGTCATAGCGGGCAGGAAGGGGAGAGTGTGGGTTTCGTCGACAAAAACCCGCTGGAGCTGGGGACCGCTTTTGTTTTCGCGGCGCTCTTCGTCATCATGATGATGCTGACCCAGTATGTGACGAAGCACTACGGCTCCGGGGGGCTGGAGATGCTCTCTTTCCTCGTCGGTTTTACCGACATCGACCCCTTCGTTCTTTCACTGCTGACCGGCAAATACAGCGTCACGGCGCTGCAGGTGACGGCCGCCATCATGATTGCCGCAGGGAGCAACAATCTTCTCAAGGCGCTCTATGCCCTCTGGTTCGGCGGGGTCCGCTCCTCCTGGAAGGCGGCACTGTGGATCGCGGTGCTCGGTCTCCTGACGATCGGCTGGGCTTTGAAAATAGAACATTTTTTGTAA